In Zingiber officinale cultivar Zhangliang chromosome 1A, Zo_v1.1, whole genome shotgun sequence, the DNA window CATACAGTCCCCATTGGTAAACAAATCTTTGCATGCAGTTCCCATCCATGAAattctttgttttcactccccaGTCAAACATCTTTACCTAATTGCTCATgctatttttaggtacaaaaagtctaaaaatcagtataaatcctcttaaattgagtatattaacttagaatctagtatgttttctatcaaattgagtacgattcttttttcacctcaaaatatacttgattttagtttaatgtgctgaattatactcatttttagactatttgtaccgaaaaatatgaggattaatttcgatagaaaatatactcgattctagtatagagtactagatcatagtgtaaagtgctgaatttaacatgaattatacttatttttaaactttttatacctaaaatataagagggacaattttgatagaaaatatactcgatttttaatataaagtactgactttaagaaaaattatactcatttttgatcTTTTTATACTCAATTTTGGAATTTTGTATCTAAAAAAATTTGAGaggcaatttaggtatcaatatttgcatgaggaagttgaaacaaataatactttgcatgcagggagtggaaacaaagttttttggacatggagattgcatgcaaagttaacattgtgattgaagatttttctctaatttaccgttattttattttttttaatgctaaattttaaaataaaataggtagattttactaaattaaataaaaaattatattatgatAACTTGCATAACCTGCtacaatattattattattattgtcccCCGGATGGATTTAGtaactagcacatgaggtgttgccaccaatgAGGTCTGTAGTTCGAATATCGACAAAGCTGAGGTAAATATTtctcttatgtgttagtcactattccaaagattagtaactaccctccgtgttgaccctgggatGGGTTGGCGACGAACGTATTCGTTTTTTTTTTTCCaccaatattattattatttttgtttatttatgtgtttttacaaaaGTCCTCAAAGCATCATGCAAATTTTACCACCGTTCGATGCGAATCGCACAATCCTCCAGTTAGTTTCCCCTCTCTCTATATATACATAGGTCGAAACGCTTATAGACACTGTGGTCGGAGAAGCCGACGACGAGTGGTTCGTCCCACGCCCCTGGAACAAACAGACGCCCCTACGCCGCTTTCGCTTGCTAGGGTTCGTTCGTGCGCTTTCTCCTTCGTCCCCCCTCCCTCCCTTCAGTTTTCTTTCCTTTTGCCCTTTTCGATCCTTTGCGTCATTGCCATGTTTCTTGGTTTCTTTTACTTTCCCCTTTCTTTCAGCCCTGATGGAGGAGGAGCTCTCGGAGACGTTCGAGGCTGCAAAAAAGGCGGCGGAGCAGGTCCAGACCGGCGGGGAGTGCACGGAGGTTGAACGATGTGTCAGTGCGCTTCGGAGGCTGAAGAAGATGCCGGTGACCACGAAGGATTTGGTGGCCACTCAGGTAATGAGGTCCTTCCGAGCTGCATTTCTCGTACCGGGACTTATTTGACCGGATCGCTGTTCCTGCTGTTGTTTTCGAACCTATTTTGTTTAGAAAGTTTCGATCTTTTTATCTTTTGGAAACTCATTTGCCGCTTCTAGTTGTGGAGATTTGGTGTCTTTTTATCAGGGTGCATTTGGGTATCGACCTGATACAGAGTTTTGTGTTTGGAATGATCCGTGAGGTTATTAACTTTGCTGGTTTGTTATGGATCAGACGAGAGCTTGTTCTATTTTTATCGTCAAGATTATTGAAACTTGTTCTGTTTTTAGTAACAATAGACAAAAGCATCCCATTAAGTTTGTTCAATAGACGACAGTGGAATTATAGCATTCCAATGCCAATCCCCAACCTTGATAAATAAGTTGGAGGGTAGTAGGTAGTCTTAATTGTTTGAGTAGACTTAGAAAAGGGTAGATCCACATGTATTACTAGTAATACGTCTTAGAGTGAAATGATGACAGAGTGAGTATCAATTTGCCAAACCTCAAATAGTTGGGACTCATGGTTGTTTTTGTTGTATGCAAAAAATGAGAAAACACTTAACAAAATAGATGGTACATAAAGAAGGCAGTAATGTGagacaagaagaaaaacaaaaaactatCACTAGGAGGTTGATTTAACCAAGCTCAATTTGGTTAGCCAATCTCTTGATGCCTCTACCAAATTAGGAACTCATGCAAGAGTTTAGGCGTTTACAAGATCCATGCCTTGATGGCTCCACCGAATTAGAAACACTGCAGACAATAAATATCATCGAGAGATTTTAGTCGATTATTTAATGGCTGTATTAACACCAACAAACACCAAGCCTAGTTAAAGGTAATAGATTGGTTCCTTAATGGATTGTTTTTCTGAAAACCTAGCCAAACGTTATGCAATTGACATAGTGCAACACATATCAGGTATGCAGACATGTGCAGATGCATTTTGTGAGTTAGAAAATGCGCTTTGCCTTATTAAAGTTAGATAATTTAGGATGTCAATAGTAGATATGATTGATCTTCATCAAATTCACCTCTTTAAGTTGGGGTTTTATTATTCATGTGAGCTCCAAAACTTTAATTACCTCTAAATAAATTTAGAGAATCTTCAATTAAGGAGCTTAATATAATTGTCAAATATAAGACATTTATGTTTTTTATCATGTCAATTGTTACATGAAAGAAAAAATTGCAGCAAAAGCATGGGAAATATGTTAAAGGTTGATGGGACACTTGAAGACTTGAACTTTGTTTTTTGAGCTTGAGCAAGGGTGCACAACATACTATGGAGCTCATTGATCTACATTTGGTGGTTGCTGGGGGCATTTCTTTCACTTAGCTTATCGACATAAGCATGTTGAAGTAAGGCCTTAACTGAAGAATTTGAGGATTGAAGATCCAAATGGATGGATTTGGATAAAGTGAGCAATAGTCATTGAGTCATGGTCAGGAATTTAGTTTTAAGATGCTGGAATACATTGGGGTTGAACCTTGACTAATGAATTTAAGTTTTCGAGTTGAAACATAGGAACCAAAGTGTGTTTCATGATTTAGTAGGGGCTAGACGCATATGTGTGATACATGCAGACAGCTTAACAGCACATCGCATTGGTTTTTCTTTGTTCGACTATGAATAAATTCGAAGAACAAAGGTTGAGAATATTTTGAAAGAATGTATAAGACAACATGTGTCTTTTTTTGCCTAAGGATAAATCTTGTAATTATGAAGGTATTGTAGAATAAACAACAGCTAGGATTGAAAAAATGCACTTCTGTTATTCGTCAAGATATGCAATATTATTAGTATAAATAATGGAGCAAATTATGTAAACTTTTTCTTAATGAATTTCCTTGAAGCTATTTCCTCTTGGGTCTCAACACGCAGGTCTTAGTTTCTTTGTCCAAGCAGATAACTTCTGATGAGAACAAAGGCAAGTAGTTGTATTTCATTTACTTACGGTTTGATATGCCTCTTAGATAAATGTTGTCCTGTAACCAAAGCTAGTAGTTTTCCTCCAACTAAGCACTTACTCTTAGAAGGAACATCATTAAAATCTGTAGATAAGAAGCACATGTACACTTGTACAAAAGAATAAGCTGAATGATGAGGTGGCTTCCCTCCCTCCCAATTAAGGTAACCATCAacaaatttttttgataaaggATCATATGCATGTACCACTGCAATTGTCTATTTTAAATTCATATTTTCTGAATGTTCTAGATCCTTGAACTTTTTGTCCATTGAATTGGAGCTTGACTATTCTCccttatttatatgcaaaaattaacGGTAGATTTTCCTCTTTACAAAGGATTGTTTTTTGATGAATTCAAGTTCATTCTTTATTTGTTTGGAGCCAAGAATGTGGGCCTCATTCTTCTACCTTGTATATATACCTACTGGATAATGGTTGGAAGTTCTGCATAATGATGGTAATAGAGTTTTATATTTCAGGTTGGCAAAAAACTTCGCCTTCTGACAAAACATTCCCATGATGAGATTCGGACTGTGGCAAATGATTTATTTCAGTTCTGGAAGAAACTAGTGGTTCAGGAGGCATCAAAAGATAATAAGAAATCTGAAGCCTCGGAGGGAAAAAATATTCCAAAGGTTGAAAAGGACACTGAGCGAGCAATGAAACTTAATGCGGACAGGATTCCAAAAGCTGCATCAACAGAGAGCAACATTGTTTCAAAATTTGAATGTGTTGAAGCTGGTAGGGTAGACTGTGACGGGGAAAAACAGAATAGCAGAATGTGCAAACAAGGATCTGGCAAATTAGAGAATACCAATTCTagtaaatttgggcacacaaacACTGGAGAATCAAACAAGAGGGATGGTTTCTCCACGGATGAGAGTGCAGAATATATTTCAAAGAAACCTCGATTAGGCAGTGGCTCATTGAAGCTGTCTTCAATGGTAAAGTGTAACAATCCTGCACGTGATAAGATCCGAGAGCTTATTGCAGAAGCCTTTGCGCGAGTTTCTAAGGAAACAGCTGAGAGCAAATTAGATGAAGTGAGGAACATCCTGGATGAAGTTGATGCATCTGACCCTATTCGTGTAGCTGTGTCTATGGAATCTGCTTTATTTGAGAAGTTAGGCCTCTCAACTGGTTCTCAAAAACACAAATACAGGTCTATAATGTTCAATTTGAGGGACAACAATAACAAAGACTTCCGACGAAGAGTCCTCCTTGGTCTTGTAAAGCCACAGGACATAGTTACTTTGGCTCCAGAAGACATGGCTAGCGACGAGAGGAAACAGGTGAATAAACAGATAAAAGAGAAGGCCTTGTTTGAATGTGAAAGAGGATCAGCTCCTAAAGCAACGACTGATCAGTTCAAATGCGGGCGGTGTGGGCAAAGGAAGACCACATACTATCAATTGCAAACACGTTCCGCTGATGAACCAATGACTACTTTTGTAACTTGTGTAAACTGCAACAACCATTGGAAGTTCTGTTAATGAATCAACATCACCGTTTGCTTTGTTGCGGTAATTAGGTGATGCAGGCATCCAGAGACTGCATACTATCAATTAAACTTGTGCAGCTGTTGAGCTGATGACTAATTTCAGAACTTAATCAATTGACCTCCTGCCAATTGAAAAATCTGAACCCTTTGCTTTATATGTGATGCATAGGTGGTCAGAATTGAATATTCATTTATCAGCCACTTAGTCTTCCTAAGAGGTTTGATATGGTAGTTTGTTGATTTAATCATTTTTATTAGATGTTCAGCTGTAACATGGACGTTAGTAGTTACCATTTCTATTTGCTGCAAAGTCATCATTGCCTACATGATTTGCTTTGCAGAGTCCTTTCACTCGCCTGATTTGGTCAGATTAGTCCCAGTCATTGATCGAGCTAAAAATTTCAGTCAAATCGAACTACTCAAAAGGGCTCTTAGCATTGCATTTTGGCAACGATCGTTTCATTTGTGATCACAAATCTTCTACAGGAAGACGTCCTAATGCTCAGGGCGGTAAAGAgttatcaaatttatttatttaattgattagacatattaaataaatatcaataaatttgtattaaattaaatgttaaataaataatcagTCCATTTACGGCCCTACTAATGCTGCCTGAATCCTTTGGTTGTCAGTCAGTGAACTAAGATATTGTCAAAATCCAAAGTTAAgatcaaaattttttatttgttctgaTATTTTATAAATCAACAGAATATTAATAAAATTCATCTGGTCGATTAATTTCAGACGCCAAACTCGGTCAACGAATGCGGAAACGCGGAACCAGCCGCCCTCGCAATCCCCATCAATGTACTCGCATACAAATATCGTGCGTCCACGCGACGGTAACCCACCTTTTCCGTGTCATCCACGGACCCAGTAATATAAACGGATCAGATAAGCCAACAAAAAGATCTGACGGATGTCAATCTGAATTGTTGTAGGATAACGTACGGACGTCCGCACGGGCTGAGCGGTTCGGCTTTCGTCGAAGGCCAGGCAAGCTTTGCGCATATGCCAATATACGCATGGCTTAAACTGCTCCACCAGTAATTCGTTGCCACGTTGCACCGATAAGGATTCGACTGGGGGTGGGAACGATCCGGTGGGCTTCATTGTAACGCGAAATAAATATAAAAGAGCTTCGGAGATCGGCAATTGATCGCCCGCCGCGGTTTCCCGTGCTCCAATCAATCGCTCCGCCTCGCAAGGTTTGCGAATTTGCCTCTCCTCTACCCACCTCTATCGATTGGTGTCTGCTCGTTGTAATCTGGGGTTTCCTTGAGATTAGGGTTAGCTTTGGGGGTGCTTGGATTGCAATATTGTGCTTGCAGTCGCACTGCAAATCAGTTGTATGTCTTTAGATGTTTTTGTTTACCTTGTATTTTAGTTTGAATGATTGTCCTGGTACGATGCATGTGCTTGTAGCTGCGTTCGCTTGGCCTGATTCGAAAGAAAGTTTTGTTCTTTCTTGGGCATGGATGCTGTGGGAAATCTGGGTGTTTCAAGTAATTTCTATTTAGTTTGTGCCCTCTGATCTAGATCGGGTAATAGTTTTGCTCCTATGCTAAGATATGGGGATATTTTTCTTGTTAAATTCGTTTTTACGTATTTCTTGCCCTTTGTTTCGTTAATTTTATGCGTTTTATGACGATAAGCTTTTCTCCAAGTCGATTTCTTGTCAAGTATAGAACGAAAAACTTGGAATATTCATGCGTACATGAATCTTGGCTTTGAAGATGGGAAAGAAGGGGATTTGTGATGCCTTCATGCTGAAGTTGCGGTTGGGGGGGTATCTCACGCCTGCTGCAAGGGACTTCTTAGGATCTGCTTTGGATATTCCTTTGTTTTAAGCATTTACCTGAAAAGAGGCGTGCCTGATTAGCTATCTGACTACTTAGGAGAAGCTTAGGATATTAGTTCTTTTCTCTTTGTCGTGTGGGCTAAGTCATGGCAATTGCTATCGAGCGCCTTCATTTATTTTGCTGGTTTCCTCAAATATCAGCATCtcacataaaatttatttttagatgAACTGTCAGGTCCTTTAGGTCTCTGAACCTTAGTCCTGATTACAATTTTGCAGTTTTATTGGTGATGAATTATGTTAATATTGATTCAAAGAACCTTTACTAATTTCATATGTATGAGCTACAATATGCCAGACAATCCTTTGGTAGGACTTTCTAATTCTACTGTCCTTAACACTTCAAGGAAAAAGGACTATTCATCCTACATCTATTTTTTGGAGTGtgcaattttatttttcttctgtaTATGTTCCATCCATTGAAGTGTAATTTTCGGTCAATATGATTTCTCTGATTTTGATTGATGTGTCTTTTTCTTTTCTGTTAAACATCTCTAGGCAACTTGATCTTCATGAATTCAAGAAATACAGTGGTATCTTCCGTTTCCTCTACAGTGGGAAACAACATCAGCTCTGGGCTTCTTCTTTGCTCACTGCCAGGATTTCTGGGATTTCCTATTATTTATGTGGATTTCCAGTTATTGAAGGCCATTGTTAGGACTCCTTCTTCATCAGTTGTCTTGGAGACCTGTGGAGTTTGCCTGATTTAGTGGAAGGGAAACCAAAATCAACTACAGCAGTTTTGAAATCAGTCTAGCAATTTAAAAAATGGTCTCCTCTGAGGTAGGTTGTGTCGCCAAGGTCAATGTTCACAAGAACTTAAAGATGCAGATACTTCTTCCAGCAGTCTCTCCTGATGTTGTGGCCTCCGAAAACTTGGaatttgatttttctgatgtgTTCGGTCCTGTCCCAGTTCATGCCTCTGTTAACTTACATGTTGTCATCCCTGATAATACTGCATCAGTTTCAAGTGAGACAGTTTATGATGACCCAATGGTTATTCACAAACGATCACATTCATTAGTGGGCCCTTCAACTCCAGTTAGCCAATCATTGCAGCTTAGCAAGCTCACAATACACGAGAGTGATAGCTCCTTGGATCTTTTGGAGTGTGCAACTGGGGAGGCTGATGACCAGGATTCATCAATCTGCATCAGAGACAAGCACGAACCCATATCTGAGAAATGCGAGGGCATTGGACTTGATGATTTTGAGGTTTTGAAGCTTGTCGGGAAAGGGGCATTTGGGAAAGTGTTTCAGGTGAGAAAGAAAGGCACTTTTGAAATCTATGCAATGAAAGTAATGCGGAAGGACAGAATTGTGGAAAACAATCATGCTGAGTACATGAAAGCCGAGAGAGATATACTAACAAAAGTTGATCATCCTTTTGTAGTACAACTTAGGTATTCATTCCAGGTGCGATATCTTTGTCAACTCTTTACTTATTTTGGTCTGTATACCGATAACATCTAGGATATAATATTGAACACTGCTCAATTTTGGTATTTGAATGAGTCTTGGATCGTGCCATTATATAGATTTGTGGTAGGGTAAGTCTAGGAAATTTTAACTAGTAGTtttcctcctttttcttttttttcaagaGTTATTTTGGTGAAATTATCAGTTATACTTATTTGACAATAATTATTGTACAATAACATGTTACCGTCTTGGTAACTCTTATAAATTGAGTGCTTTGTTTATTTTTCATCATCAAGCAATTAAAAAGTGAGATTTCTTAGCCTCAATCTGAATAAAGATGCCTTGCTATGCACCTGGTAGTATCCAAGtgtagtatttttaaaatatctttaagCTAAAGATACTGCAAATACACTCTTCAGTCAACATGACAAAATCTCAATTACTACCACTATCTTCTTGCCTCTTCAAGATGCTAAATTAATGTTCTCTTACTAAAACATTATAAAATGTGTTAATAACTTGGAACCTATCACACCTTTAGATTGAACTTGATCAGTGACACACAACTTAAAAACAATGCGTCACAAAGCCCAATTATTTGGGGATGATAACATTATAAATTAGATCACTAGTAATATCCATTCTTGTAAATCATTTCTTATTATGTTAAGCAGTTTTTTGATTGATGTCTTGTGGGGGATTCAACTTGTCTAACTATATAATCTCTTTGTTCTCTCAAGTCTCATCTACATTTTCCTCTCCTTTTTATCACTATTGAAGATACACTTAATTGCTTCCTATGTTCTTTTTCTAGTTTTTTTTCCAATACTGTGTGCATATCCATTTTAGTATGTCATTATCACTAAAGAAATTGCTTGTGTATTGTTTCCTAACTACTCAACaatgatataaaaaatattatttgttaTTCACTTTAATTAATTGACAGTCAATTTATCAGtgagttttttttaagaaaaataaaatatttattggttTTGTCAAAGCAGCTTTATGTCCACTCAATTCCAAGTATGGATGAAACGCTACAATGTTGTTCTTTATGATGAAATATGTGCTATCACAGACTTTTGAACATTTTCATCTTGTCTTCCTTTGATCTTTGCAGACAAAGTACCGGTTATACCTTGTGCTAGATTTTGTAAATGGAGGGCATCTATTCTTTCAGCTCTATAATCACGGCTTGTTCAGGTGATCATATGTTCTTAATCTATTCTCTGTATACAAGATTCAAATGCGCCTTATTATGTCAATTTACTTTTAACTACTTTATCAGAGAGGATCTTGCTCGCATATATGCTGCTGAAATAATATCTGCTGTTACCCATCTTCATGCAAATGGTGTAATGCACAGGGACCTCAAACCTGAGAACATCCTTTTGGATGCGGATGGCCATGTGAGGATCTGTTTACCCCTTTTTGTCGACCACTTATCTCGATTGTTTCCAGGAATGACTTCAATTTTGTAATGCTTCCTCAGGCCATGATAACTGACTTTGGTTTGGCAAAAGAGTTTGATGAAAATACTCGATCAAACTCTCTCTGTGGGACACTGGAGTATATGGCACCTGAGATTGTGcttggaaaaggccataataaaGCTGCTGACTGGTGGAGTGTTGGGATTTTATTGTTTGAGATGCTTACTGGGAAGGTTCGTGATTTTCTCCATTCACTGATCTTGCAAAATTGTTGCTAAAAGTTACCTTATGCTGATTTTGCTgtttaaattgattttgttagAATCTTTCTAGCTTGCACAAATTCTAATAGAAACTGTGTATGGCTTAAAGTATCTACTTCAACATTTTTGGAGCTATAAATCACATAACTTTTGTCTTAGATGTACAAAAATTGGCAAATATGTATAGTATTGCTTATTAATTGATCTTTAGCCTAAGCCTACTTGTAAACCTATCTATACATTTATTATCCTATCTTCCTCTATCTATCTAATATGACCAATTGCATATGCAGCCGCCCTTTATCAGTAACAACAGAGAGAAAATGCAGCAGAAGATAATGAAGGAGAAAATTAAGCTGCCAGCTTACTTGTCCAGTGAAGCTCATTCCTTGCTCAAAGGGGTAAGTTTGCAGCATTGCTTTCTAGATTAAACTTGGAATCCTTGTTGATCTCACATTCCATCCTGTGGAAAGTTCATAAGGTGTTCTCTTTCTCCTTTCAGTTGCTCCAGAAGGAAGCAGGCAAGCGGCTCGGAAGTGGCCCTAGTGGCAGCAATGAGATAAAGAACCACAAGTGGTTTAAGTCAATTAATTGGAGGAAGCTGGAGCGTCGTGAGATCCAGCCTAGCTTCCGCCCTAATGTTGCCGGAAAGGCTTGCATTGCAAATTTTGACAAGGAGTGGACAAACATGCCGGTGTTAGATTCGCCAGTTGCCAGCCCAGTGACCGGACAGAATGAATTTCCAGGGTTCACGTACGTGAGGCCTGCTCCTTTCCTTCAGAAGCCTAGTCCTCTGAGCTGAAACACTAGTATCGAGCTGGAATGCTTGGGTATTGCAGTTTGTATTACAACATCTGGTTTGTTTTATTTTCGTTATCAGCCTTTTCTTCTGTGTTTATGTTTGTCTCTGTCCGGTTTTGATTTGCTTGAAAATTGTCTGTAAAGTTGCTCTAAAAACTGTTGTGAGCTGTCTTTACTCTAGCGTCTTTAAACTGTCATGGCTGCATACACTGCAAGATGTCACGTTTTCCTCTTTAAAACTAATTTCATCGAAGCTATCATTTCTTCATTCAAATAGTAATAAAAGCCAAGATCTCTGCAAGGTCACTTGCTCTTACTTTTTTCTTCTCCACATGAAAAGACTTGATGGAAAACCTCTTTCCTTCCTTTTTAACATTCCAAGCAtctaaattatcaaaaaataattaatttagagCATGATATTCTACTACTACAAACCTTGAGCCTTGAGGCTGTACAAATGGTGAACGCAGAATAATATTGGGCCACTAATTCAATGCCTCATTTCCTTAGAAAGTTAAAATTCCTGACATACACAAAATGGTACGAATACCACCATTTCCTAGGGTAATACGCGTGCACCACGTCTACAATATGACTACCGTCTATTCACCACAGACATCAAAAGAATTACTGTATGTATAGCCTCGACAAGTTTCTCCAGTACTAAAAGGTAGTAAGCAGCCTGCGTGAACCTTGCCAATAGTGTTTTCCTGTGAAATCAAGAAATCCAACCTTAGTTTTGAGAGCGAAAAAGAGGAAAACACACACAAGGATACAAAGGTACAATGCTTTCTCATCATAGAGCTGTGTCCTTGGAGCACTGAGTTGAGGAATCAGCAAAGGTAGCTATCTTTTTCTCTAGCTCTGGTTTATTAGCACCGATAAGTTTATCCATTAGCTCCCCGTCTTTCAGAAAGAAGAATGTTGGAGTTGCTCGGATGTCCCATGAGGAGCTAAATTCCTGAAAAGTGTATATCATATATATAATCTATGGAACAAAATTCCTAAAAGATAATTCATAAGCTTAAAATCCACTCTATTTATAATGTTTGATTGGCACGCTTTGCTGCTAATCATATTGCGCGGTAGAATGATTCACCTTGGCATTTATATACTAAACAAAGCAAATCAGAATGTCTATGAGCAGAACAACATTTGGCTATTATAAATATATACGGTTCTAAGTAAATTTCAACTTTAATTGAGTGCAGGAAAAGAGAAAATGAGATGCAAGTTAAGATATTCTGGGCTGCATCTGGTTGTCCATATCGTCATGTGAAAAGCTATTTAAATATAACTTGTACTTCTGTGCTGCCCGTGCTTGGAGGTATTTTAGCAACAACAGTGTATATCTTAAATCAATGGTGGgtattcttctcttccaaaactTTGCACAGATAACTAAGAGAAAAACATCTTAGCAGTTTCAATGAGCTAAAAGCCTAACACTTGCAACCTTAGCATTTAGAAACTCTACTAATCTTTATCACGAGTTCATGACCAATTTAGAAAACTGACAAAAATTTAAGCAACTAAGAATGTTCTGAAATTGGTACTGCAAGATTAATGGTGTACACGCTTCTTCAGAGAATCATCTAGCAGAACACTGAGTGGGAGCAATTTTCAATCTGGCAGTGCTATGGATTGCAATAACCACAGGAGGTATGAGTACTATGATACCAAGACACAGCAAATAACATAAAGACAAATTCAAAACTCAagtcttaaaaaaaaacttattatgaGCTTATCTAGGAAACCTGTATTGCAATTTATATCATACAGAGTAAGTCCCTACCAAAACTACAAGTTAATTCAGCTTTCCAACATATTGACACAAACTGATTCACCATTTTTACCTAGAGTTTGATGTGATTATCCATAATATACTATGTTCACCGCCTTGAGTAACAGATATCTCTATTCTCCAATCGTAATTCAAAGAAGCATCAGGATCGCACACCATAACTAAGGAGATGAGGATGATTTAGCAGGAAGCAACAAGGGTAATGACCTTATGCAAGCACAATGTGCCCGTTTTCTCAAGGAAATGATGCAAGAACAACAATAAGTGGACTGATAATTCACACAAGCACAGGATTATGGAATAATTCAAACAACCAAAGGATGGCAACACCACACCAAAGGAAATGAGGACGAATTAGCAGGAAGAAACAAGGACAATGACCTTATGCCAGCACAATGTGCCAGCCTTCTCGAGAAAAAGTAAGAATTATA includes these proteins:
- the LOC122018825 gene encoding transcription elongation factor TFIIS-like isoform X2, whose translation is MMRWLPSLPIKVGKKLRLLTKHSHDEIRTVANDLFQFWKKLVVQEASKDNKKSEASEGKNIPKVEKDTERAMKLNADRIPKAASTESNIVSKFECVEAGRVDCDGEKQNSRMCKQGSGKLENTNSSKFGHTNTGESNKRDGFSTDESAEYISKKPRLGSGSLKLSSMVKCNNPARDKIRELIAEAFARVSKETAESKLDEVRNILDEVDASDPIRVAVSMESALFEKLGLSTGSQKHKYRSIMFNLRDNNNKDFRRRVLLGLVKPQDIVTLAPEDMASDERKQVNKQIKEKALFECERGSAPKATTDQFKCGRCGQRKTTYYQLQTRSADEPMTTFVTCVNCNNHWKFC
- the LOC122018837 gene encoding serine/threonine-protein kinase AtPK2/AtPK19-like is translated as MVSSEVGCVAKVNVHKNLKMQILLPAVSPDVVASENLEFDFSDVFGPVPVHASVNLHVVIPDNTASVSSETVYDDPMVIHKRSHSLVGPSTPVSQSLQLSKLTIHESDSSLDLLECATGEADDQDSSICIRDKHEPISEKCEGIGLDDFEVLKLVGKGAFGKVFQVRKKGTFEIYAMKVMRKDRIVENNHAEYMKAERDILTKVDHPFVVQLRYSFQTKYRLYLVLDFVNGGHLFFQLYNHGLFREDLARIYAAEIISAVTHLHANGVMHRDLKPENILLDADGHAMITDFGLAKEFDENTRSNSLCGTLEYMAPEIVLGKGHNKAADWWSVGILLFEMLTGKPPFISNNREKMQQKIMKEKIKLPAYLSSEAHSLLKGLLQKEAGKRLGSGPSGSNEIKNHKWFKSINWRKLERREIQPSFRPNVAGKACIANFDKEWTNMPVLDSPVASPVTGQNEFPGFTYVRPAPFLQKPSPLS
- the LOC122018825 gene encoding transcription elongation factor TFIIS-like isoform X1; protein product: MEEELSETFEAAKKAAEQVQTGGECTEVERCVSALRRLKKMPVTTKDLVATQVGKKLRLLTKHSHDEIRTVANDLFQFWKKLVVQEASKDNKKSEASEGKNIPKVEKDTERAMKLNADRIPKAASTESNIVSKFECVEAGRVDCDGEKQNSRMCKQGSGKLENTNSSKFGHTNTGESNKRDGFSTDESAEYISKKPRLGSGSLKLSSMVKCNNPARDKIRELIAEAFARVSKETAESKLDEVRNILDEVDASDPIRVAVSMESALFEKLGLSTGSQKHKYRSIMFNLRDNNNKDFRRRVLLGLVKPQDIVTLAPEDMASDERKQVNKQIKEKALFECERGSAPKATTDQFKCGRCGQRKTTYYQLQTRSADEPMTTFVTCVNCNNHWKFC